From a region of the Phragmites australis chromosome 21, lpPhrAust1.1, whole genome shotgun sequence genome:
- the LOC133903938 gene encoding pentatricopeptide repeat-containing protein At1g08610-like yields MAHLGDISCCGCGLWSHGSAPVSVNASTQSSRIRVHAVSLDYPTTTEQKNERSLVVMRPGHRLRDDSVDAGAAQGSSRTSAEIEKAVSSLETNRRKLLNQQTMPKKPLNYNSDKVANGVYFSKHKAECYADSFRKYCNNGKLIQACRVIDEMVLHGQVPDSKCCVRLIRGLVRTGKANKAKHVLEVMALSGGVPDTITCNMLIAQLCCEGQLSSAMKVLEDMRFTGCSPSGITFNTLIRCMCSQHMYDRAVSFWKEQLRIGWPPYEMTSTLLVDLVCKKCGPKQALEVLDELALEGCQPDVVTYNALISASCKAGSLKDAEMILTRLAAEGLEPNSTTYCILLHSLCDKRRWSEVGDLLAHMKQANREPDVTAYNIFINYFCKYGHLDQAIDVLEMMVSKKCFPDIVTYNTLLNAISKRGTVEEALGIFHSIRANGCHVVRITYNTLIDALAKKGEVIKAMTLFDEMISDRISPDDVTYGSLVMGFCKKNMAKEALELLNQMLALGFEVKATTFVMTIQALCRDCKAEAAVEILRVMVSKNINLRSALYLSIVTRVAKSGWRKEAQMLHQELVECKVLKEDSQFILSN; encoded by the coding sequence ATGGCGCATTTGGGGGATATAAGCTGCTGCGGGTGTGGTTTGTGGTCACATGGCTCTGCTCCTGTTAGCGTAAACGCGTCTACGCAGTCCTCACGAATTAGAGTGCACGCGGTGTCTCTGGATTATCCCACTACGACTGAGCAGAAAAATGAGAGAAGTCTAGTGGTGATGCGGCCAGGCCACAGACTACGGGATGATTCTGTAGATGCTGGTGCAGCCCAGGGAAGTAGCAGAACATCTGCAGAAATTGAGAAGGCTGTCTCATCCCTGGAAACAAACCGGAGAAAGCTGTTGAATCAGCAAACCATGCCAAAAAAACCCTTGAATTATAACTCAGACAAGGTAGCAAATGGGGTATATTTCTCGAAGCATAAAGCCGAGTGCTACGCTGACAGCTTCCGCAAGTACTGCAACAATGGGAAGCTCATTCAAGCTTGCCGTGTCATTGATGAGATGGTGTTACATGGCCAAGTCCCAGATTCTAAGTGCTGTGTTAGATTAATCCGTGGGCTTGTGAGAACTGGTAAGGCAAACAAAGCTAAGCATGTTCTTGAGGTCATGGCACTTTCAGGCGGGGTTCCAGACACAATCACCTGCAACATGTTGATCGCACAACTTTGCTGCGAAGGGCAGCTGAGTTCTGCGATGAAAGTATTGGAGGATATGAGGTTTACCGGTTGCTCTCCAAGTGGCATCACTTTTAACACTTTGATTAGGTGCATGTGCAGCCAGCATATGTATGACAGGGCAGTCTCCTTTTGGAAAGAGCAGTTAAGAATAGGTTGGCCACCATATGAAATGACAAGCACCTTGCTTGTTGATCTTGTATGCAAAAAATGTGGTCCCAAGCAGGCCCTGGAAGTATTAGATGAACTTGCTTTGGAGGGATGTCAACCAGATGTTGTTACCTACAATGCTCTTATCAGTGCATCATGCAAAGCAGGCAGTTTGAAGGATGCAGAGATGATATTAACTCGTCTTGCAGCTGAAGGCCTTGAGCCAAATAGTACAACctattgcatcttgcttcatTCCCTCTGCGACAAGAGAAGGTGGTCTGAAGTAGGTGATTTGCTTGCACACATGAAGCAGGCAAATCGTGAGCCTGATGTTACTGCCTACAATATCTTTATCAACTACTTCTGTAAGTATGGACATCTGGATCAGGCAATTGATGTTTTAGAGATGATGGTGAGCAAGAAATGCTTTCCTGATATAGTGACATACAACACACTTCTGAATGCCATCTCTAAAAGGGGCACGGTTGAAGAAGCTCTTGGGATTTTTCATTCTATCAGAGCAAATGGATGCCACGTGGTTCGTATTACATACAACACCCTCATAGATGCTTTAGCAAAGAAGGGTGAGGTTATTAAAGCTATGACTTTGTTTGATGAGATGATCAGTGACAGGATCAGTCCTGACGACGTCACTTACGGTTCACTTGTTATGGGATTCTGTAAGAAAAACATGGCCAAGGAGGCACTGGAGCTATTGAATCAGATGCTTGCTCTTGGCTTTGAGGTTAAAGCAACCACTTTTGTCATGACGATCCAGGCATTGTGCAGAGATTGTAAAGCAGAAGCTGCTGTTGAAATACTGAGAGTAATGGTATCAAAAAATATTAACCTCAGGAGTGCATTATATCTATCTATAGTCACAAGAGTTGCCAAGTCAGGCTGGCGTAAAGAGGCCCAAATGCTACACCAGGAGTTAGTTGAGTGCAAGGTCCTTAAAGAAGATTCCCAATTTATTTTGAGCAACTAG